AGGAAAGCGATTTTTAAGGTCACAAGCGAGCCCTTTCCAGCGTCTGCCGCATGCATCGTGTCGGGAACACAAAATGACGATCCGACACAAGTCTTGCCATTGCGCGATGGCGTCGGCAGGCGTCTTGGACGGCGATGGCACAGGATCGAGAGGGCTGAACGCGGTGTGACCTGCTGGCTCGTTTAAACTCCTGGCGCGAGATGCTCAATAAGGAGGCGGCACACCAGAGGAAGCGAAATATAGTCCTTATATCCGAGGAGAAGGGAGCGCGTGGCCCACGGCTCATTCAACTCGATTGCGGCGATGTCCATGGAGTCGAGATAGGGATAGACGGCGCCCTGGGGCAGTACAGCAATGCCAAGACCCGCCTCCACCATGCGACGAACGGCATCGAAGCTGAGGACGTGGACGCGGAAGCGGGCACGCTCGCCAAGGACCGAGGCTTCCGTAATGACCTTGGATTGAATGGAGCTGCCTTCTTGAAGGCCGACCTGATCATATTGGAGTGTATCGACAAGCTGGACGCTCCTCGATGCTGTCAACGGATGATCCTTGGGGGCAACAATCATAAGCGTGTCGCGTCGATAAATCCTCGTTTCCAGGCCGGAATGTGATACATGTCCAGAGAAAACGGCGATATCTGCTGCGCCATTGGCGACGGCTTCTACATTCTTTGTACTGATCTCCTCCCTTAGGTCGATCCGAACATCTGGGCGGCCTCGTAGAAAATCGGCGATATCTTCGGGAATAAACTGCGTAACCGAGGAGGTGTTGGCGAAGATGCGCACAAGCCCCTTCGACCCACTGGAATACTCGCTGACCTCAGCATCCAGTCGGTTCAGGACCTCGCAGAGCTCCCGGACACGTCGGTAAAGTGCCTGCCCCGCCGGCGTTGGTTCAACACCGTCACGCCGCCTGTAAAGCAGCATGGTGCCGGTGCCAAATTCCAGATCCGAGA
Above is a window of Ancylobacter sp. WKF20 DNA encoding:
- a CDS encoding LysR family transcriptional regulator → MSDHDLLSLKLFASAVELGNIAHAARTNNIAASAVSKRISDLEFGTGTMLLYRRRDGVEPTPAGQALYRRVRELCEVLNRLDAEVSEYSSGSKGLVRIFANTSSVTQFIPEDIADFLRGRPDVRIDLREEISTKNVEAVANGAADIAVFSGHVSHSGLETRIYRRDTLMIVAPKDHPLTASRSVQLVDTLQYDQVGLQEGSSIQSKVITEASVLGERARFRVHVLSFDAVRRMVEAGLGIAVLPQGAVYPYLDSMDIAAIELNEPWATRSLLLGYKDYISLPLVCRLLIEHLAPGV